In one Bacillus sp. Marseille-P3661 genomic region, the following are encoded:
- a CDS encoding TRAP transporter permease, whose product MKRLYIPAILAICWSLFQLYTAAFGAFPSIVQRAIHVSFALSLTYTLVPLAKDKKNSILKVIDAVTVLLPIIICAYVIFHADRLSTRIWFVDEVLPLDLWCGILFVLLLLEASRRTVGNVITLLAVIFMAYGFAGPYLGGLISHRGLDVSRMVELLFLSPDGIFGVPIGVSTNYVFYFILFGAFLEVSGGGKLFIDMAFKMTRKSKGGPAKAAVVSSGLMGSISGSAVANVVSTGIFTIPLMKRAGYSKKDSAAIEALASTGGQLMPPIMGAAAFLMAEMIGIPYVEIIYAALIPALLYYVSVFIFVHLMAAKNKLDINMDELEETKEKLLNRIHLLLPMVLLVTLIFTGSALSTAAFWAIVSVFVVSYFRKNTFLKLKDIVSALESGANQAVKVTIPCAIAGIIVGVIGFSGLGLKFTGLIVQLSFGNLILALILVALGCIILGMGMPTTSAYIMAAILLAPALQEFGIEQIAAHMFVFYFAVLSMITPPVALAAYAAAGISGATMNETGFRALVVGAGAFLIPFVFALNPGLLMIGGFGEIAWVTFTTLLGIWGLVAATVGYLYTDMSRLMRIIILISAITMIIPESISDIVGIVLFGFVLITQRTRNRNYVSKEIAS is encoded by the coding sequence ATGAAACGATTATATATTCCAGCGATACTTGCAATTTGTTGGTCATTATTTCAATTATATACAGCTGCGTTCGGGGCTTTTCCATCAATAGTCCAACGAGCAATTCACGTATCTTTTGCACTTTCATTAACATACACATTAGTTCCATTAGCTAAGGATAAGAAAAATTCAATCTTAAAGGTGATTGATGCTGTTACAGTTCTATTGCCAATTATAATTTGTGCATATGTAATTTTTCATGCAGACCGACTTAGTACAAGAATATGGTTTGTTGATGAGGTATTACCTTTAGATCTATGGTGTGGTATTTTATTTGTACTTCTATTACTTGAAGCATCTAGAAGAACAGTAGGTAATGTCATTACATTACTAGCTGTAATTTTTATGGCGTATGGCTTTGCGGGCCCTTATTTAGGTGGATTAATTAGTCATAGAGGGTTAGATGTGAGCCGGATGGTAGAATTATTATTCCTCTCTCCAGATGGAATTTTCGGAGTACCAATCGGCGTGTCTACTAATTATGTATTCTATTTCATTTTGTTCGGTGCATTCCTAGAAGTTTCGGGTGGAGGTAAATTATTTATCGACATGGCTTTTAAGATGACCCGGAAATCGAAGGGTGGACCAGCCAAGGCCGCGGTAGTATCGAGTGGATTAATGGGTAGTATTAGTGGTAGTGCCGTTGCAAACGTAGTGAGTACAGGGATTTTCACAATTCCGTTAATGAAACGTGCAGGTTATTCTAAAAAAGATTCAGCTGCTATTGAAGCGTTGGCTTCTACTGGTGGACAATTAATGCCACCGATTATGGGAGCGGCAGCCTTTTTAATGGCAGAAATGATCGGTATACCGTACGTTGAAATTATTTATGCAGCATTAATACCTGCGTTGCTATATTATGTATCGGTGTTTATATTTGTTCATTTAATGGCAGCAAAAAACAAGCTTGACATTAACATGGACGAATTAGAGGAAACAAAAGAAAAGCTGTTAAACCGAATACATCTTTTACTACCAATGGTTCTCCTTGTAACCTTAATATTTACTGGTTCAGCGTTATCGACTGCTGCGTTTTGGGCGATCGTCAGTGTATTTGTAGTTAGCTATTTTAGAAAAAATACATTCTTGAAACTAAAGGATATTGTTTCTGCGTTAGAAAGCGGAGCCAATCAAGCTGTAAAAGTAACCATTCCTTGTGCGATTGCTGGAATAATCGTTGGAGTTATTGGGTTCTCAGGTTTAGGATTAAAATTCACTGGATTAATTGTTCAATTATCATTTGGAAATCTTATTCTTGCACTAATTCTTGTTGCGCTCGGTTGTATCATTTTAGGTATGGGTATGCCGACAACGTCAGCATATATTATGGCAGCTATTTTACTTGCACCAGCGCTTCAGGAGTTTGGAATTGAACAAATTGCGGCGCATATGTTTGTCTTTTATTTTGCTGTATTATCAATGATTACACCTCCTGTCGCATTGGCTGCATATGCAGCAGCAGGAATTTCAGGCGCTACAATGAATGAAACAGGTTTTAGAGCATTAGTCGTTGGTGCAGGCGCATTCTTAATTCCATTTGTGTTTGCTCTAAACCCAGGGTTATTAATGATTGGTGGCTTTGGGGAAATTGCTTGGGTGACATTTACTACATTATTAGGTATTTGGGGATTAGTTGCGGCAACTGTTGGGTATCTATATACAGATATGTCAAGGCTTATGCGGATTATCATTCTCATATCAGCTATTACGATGATTATTCCTGAATCTATCTCAGATATAGTCGGGATCGTATTATTTGGTTTCGTGCTCATAACCCAACGCACACGTAATCGAAACTATGTAAGCAAGGAAATTGCTTCATAA